In the genome of Caulobacter flavus, the window CGGAGCTCCGACGCGATCCGCCGCGGCTTCTGCGCCGCCTGCGGCACGCCGCTGACCTACGAATGGAGCGCCGACAAGATCGACCTGGCCGTCTTCGCCTTCGACGATCCGTCGGCGGTGGAGCCTGTCGTCCAATTGGCGATCGATACCCGCCCGGCCTGGATCGAACACCTGGCCGACATGCCGGTGCGCCCGCCGATGGGCGGATCGGCGAGCTCGGTCGTCAGCCGGCAGCATCCGGATCGGGATAGCTGAAGACCCCCTCAGTCGCTTCGCGACAGCTCTCCCAGAGGGGGAGGTGGCCCGGAGGGCCGGAGGGGGTCAGTCCCCCGCCTTCTCTTCCCCGCCCATGAACCCGGGCAGGCTCCAGCCCAGCTTGATGGCGCCCGCCCGCAGGCAGAAGGCCGCCGCGAAGCCGGCGACGCCCGCCGGCCAGAACGGCACGCGCCACCACTGCAGGATCGCGAACACCGCGGCCCCCAGCAGGGCGGCGGTGATGTAGATCTCGCGGCGCAGCAGCAGGTTGGGCTCCTCGGCCAGCACGTCGCGCACCACCCCGCCGAACGCCGTGGTCAGCACGCCCATGATCACCGCGGTGAAGGGATGCACGCCCAGGCTCAGCGCCTTGGCCGTGCCGACCACGGCGTAGGCGGCCATGCCCAGGGCGTCGAGCCACAGCAGCGCCCGAAACCGCCAGCCGCGCTGGCCCAGCAGCCAGATCACCAGCGCCGCCGCCAGGCACGCGAGAATGTAGCCCGGCCGCTGGATCCAGAACACCGGCGCGCCGATCAGCAGGTCGCGCAGCGTGCCGCCGCCGACGCCGGTGATGGCGGCGAAGAAGCCGAAGGTGATGATGTCGTGCTTGCGCCGCGCGGCCGCCAGCGCCCCGGTCGCGCCGAACACGGCGGCGGCGGCGTAGTCGAGCCAGAACAGGGCGGCGGCTAGGGGATCCATGGTCTCTAGACGCCATGCTCCGGCGCCAAGCGCAACCGTTCACGCTTCCGTGGCGCTAACCCTGAATCGTAAATCGCGTCTTCACTTTTCCACCCACCTCGCTACAGGAGCGCGGATGAGCGAAAAGCCCTCGCAGAAACAAGGCTGGTTCCAGCGGCTTACGGCCGGCCTGACCAAGTCCTCCCAGCAGATGACCGAGCAGGTCACCGGCGCCTTCACCAAGAAGCCGCTGGACCAGGAACAGCTCGACGCGCTGGAGGAAATGCTGATCGAGGCGGACCTTGGTCCGCAGATCGCCGCCCGCATCACCGACGCCTTCGGCAAGGCCCGCTTCGGCAAGGCGTCGAGCGACCGCGAGGTCAAGGAAGCCCTGGCCGAGCTGATCACCGCCGAACTGGCCGACCGCGAAGGCCGCTTCGATCCGCTGGACGGCCCCCGCCCCTATGTCGTGCTGTTCATCGGCGTCAACGGCTCGGGCAAGACCACGACGCTGGGCAAGATCGCCGCCGACCTGACCGAGAAGGGCGCCCGCGTCCTGATCGCCGCCGGCGACACCTTCCGCGCCGCCGCCGTCGAGCAGCTGAAGGTGTGGGCCGACCGGGCCGGCGCCGACTTCATGTCCAAGCCCACCGGCAGCGACGCCGCCGCCCTGGCCTTCGAGGCCGTCGAGCGCGCCAAGGCCGAGGGCTACGACGTGGTGCTGATCGACACCGCCGGCCGCCTGCAGAACAAGCAGGGCCTGATGGACGAGCTCCTGAAGGTCATCCGCGTGGTCAAGAAGGTCGACCCGGACTATCCGCACGAGACCCTGCTGGTGCTCGACGCCACCGTCGGCCGCAACGCGCTGGCCCAGGAAAAGGTGTTCGGCAACAGCGTCGGCGTGTCGGGCATCGTCATGACCAAGCTGGACGGCACCGCCCGCGGCGGCGTGCTGATCCCCGTCGCCCGCGCCTCGGACAGCCCGATCAAGTTGATCGGCGTCGGCGAGGGGATCGACGACCTGCAGCCGTTCGACGCGCGCGCCTTCTCGCGCTCGCTGGTCGGCCTGGAGGACTGAAGCGCGTGAGCCAGTCCCCCGACAGCAAGAAGAAGAACGCCTGG includes:
- a CDS encoding GFA family protein produces the protein MGLSGGCQCGAVRFRVEGEPGRASICHCRMCQKAFGGPFGALVTVNQADLTWTRGERATFRSSDAIRRGFCAACGTPLTYEWSADKIDLAVFAFDDPSAVEPVVQLAIDTRPAWIEHLADMPVRPPMGGSASSVVSRQHPDRDS
- a CDS encoding trimeric intracellular cation channel family protein, encoding MDPLAAALFWLDYAAAAVFGATGALAAARRKHDIITFGFFAAITGVGGGTLRDLLIGAPVFWIQRPGYILACLAAALVIWLLGQRGWRFRALLWLDALGMAAYAVVGTAKALSLGVHPFTAVIMGVLTTAFGGVVRDVLAEEPNLLLRREIYITAALLGAAVFAILQWWRVPFWPAGVAGFAAAFCLRAGAIKLGWSLPGFMGGEEKAGD
- the ftsY gene encoding signal recognition particle-docking protein FtsY; translated protein: MSEKPSQKQGWFQRLTAGLTKSSQQMTEQVTGAFTKKPLDQEQLDALEEMLIEADLGPQIAARITDAFGKARFGKASSDREVKEALAELITAELADREGRFDPLDGPRPYVVLFIGVNGSGKTTTLGKIAADLTEKGARVLIAAGDTFRAAAVEQLKVWADRAGADFMSKPTGSDAAALAFEAVERAKAEGYDVVLIDTAGRLQNKQGLMDELLKVIRVVKKVDPDYPHETLLVLDATVGRNALAQEKVFGNSVGVSGIVMTKLDGTARGGVLIPVARASDSPIKLIGVGEGIDDLQPFDARAFSRSLVGLED